A region from the SAR86 cluster bacterium genome encodes:
- a CDS encoding succinate dehydrogenase iron-sulfur subunit, whose product MSNLEVNLYRYNPEEDKFPYMKQYHIEKPSRDIMVLDLLHLLKEDDQSISYRRSCREGVCGSDGMNINGKNGLACITPLSSVIKKNKIELRPLPGLPVIRDLVVDMSEFYAQYEKIKPFLQNETTAPEQERLQSPEDREKLDGLYECILCACCSTSCPSFWWNPDKFVGPAALLQAYRFLADTRDLKTTERLAELSDPYSVYRCHGIMNCVSVCPKGLNPNKAIGEIKSMLLSNKNKKNEVIATDGVLK is encoded by the coding sequence ATGAGTAACTTAGAAGTTAATTTATACAGATATAACCCTGAAGAGGATAAGTTTCCATATATGAAGCAATATCATATTGAAAAGCCCTCTAGAGATATTATGGTATTAGATTTGCTTCATCTTTTGAAAGAAGATGACCAAAGCATTTCATACAGAAGATCATGTCGAGAAGGTGTATGTGGTTCTGACGGGATGAATATTAATGGAAAGAATGGTTTAGCATGTATAACTCCCCTATCTTCGGTTATTAAGAAAAATAAAATCGAATTAAGACCATTACCAGGATTGCCAGTCATCAGAGACCTTGTTGTTGATATGTCAGAATTTTATGCGCAATATGAAAAAATTAAACCTTTTCTTCAGAACGAAACTACAGCACCAGAGCAAGAGAGATTACAGTCTCCTGAAGATAGAGAAAAATTAGATGGTCTTTATGAATGTATTCTATGCGCATGTTGCTCTACAAGTTGTCCATCATTCTGGTGGAATCCTGATAAATTTGTTGGACCTGCAGCTCTTCTTCAGGCTTACAGATTTTTAGCAGACACGAGAGATTTAAAAACAACTGAAAGACTTGCTGAGTTATCAGATCCTTACAGTGTCTATAGATGTCATGGAATTATGAATTGTGTAAGCGTTTGCCCAAAAGGATTAAATCCAAATAAAGCAATTGGAGAAATTAAATCTATGTTGCTTTCTAACAAAAACAAAAAAAATGAAGTTATCGCCACTGATGGAGTATTAAAATAA
- a CDS encoding 2-oxoglutarate dehydrogenase E1 component codes for MSQSMHELWGSSHISSGHSSYLESLYEIYLTNPENLSKEWITFFSDLVKNKKEVSHKLIIEEFKNLSRSGTVLSDAIDERQGKVIRLIQSYRNRGHQQAHLDPLEMMERNPIEDLDIEFHGLKNTDLDDEFYTDTFLMGAKKAPLRAIIDELKRAYCGHIGIEYNYIMDSVERRWFQKIFESKVGKYKFSNKEKLHIFERLNSAEGLAKYLAAQYPGMKRFGIDGAESLVPMIDAIIQNCGELGASQVCFGMAHRGRLNLLVNVLGKLPSDLFSSFNEEGVLEGANTGDVKYHLGFSSNFITPGGEVHVSLSNNPSHLEIVDPVVLGSVRARQDRLHDKKRESVIPVLLHGDASFSGQGVVMESLQMSQTRGFFVGGTIHVIVNNQIGFTTSNKSDARSTDYSTDVAKMIQAPVIHVNGDHPEMVINAVKVATKYRKKFKKDIVIDLFCYRRRGHNEADDPSATQPLMYEKIKQHPSVLKQYQTKLIKENILTIKDAENIKNNYRKSLDSGKTVAKNLAKNPNNDMWFDWKPYLDVLWWPKVDTTFNKNKLEELGIDVSSTPDNFNLGIQASKIFQDRIKMNNQEIEVNWGYAEIMAYATLLSEGYPVRISGQDVRRGTFSHRHACVFDTNTGKGFIPLSKVAKKYNTRFDIYDTLLSEEAVLAFEYGYSATWPSGLTIWEAQFGDFANGAQVVIDQFIVSAQHKWERLSGLVMLLPHGYEGQGPEHSSARIERFLQLCASENIQVCIPSSPSQMFHLLRRQTIRKMRTPLIVITPKSLLRNPKAVSSIEGLCNGSFRTVIDDKIIDKDNVNNIVLCSGKVYYELEQRKKETKIENMAIIRIEQLYPFPYDDLEELLVSYKNVNKVKWCQEEPSNQGAWFSHRHRLQRVLDRLKNKKIEITLVSRPPAAAPAVGMMKLHQQQQDKLINEALEIK; via the coding sequence ATGAGTCAATCTATGCATGAGCTCTGGGGGAGCTCTCATATATCATCTGGACATTCCAGTTATCTCGAATCACTTTACGAAATTTATCTAACAAATCCAGAAAATTTATCTAAAGAATGGATTACTTTTTTTTCTGATCTCGTAAAAAATAAAAAAGAAGTTTCCCACAAGCTTATTATCGAAGAATTTAAAAACCTATCCAGAAGTGGCACTGTTTTATCGGATGCTATTGATGAAAGACAAGGAAAGGTAATTCGATTAATACAATCATATAGAAATAGAGGACATCAACAAGCACATTTAGATCCTCTAGAGATGATGGAAAGGAATCCAATAGAAGATTTAGATATCGAATTTCATGGTTTAAAAAATACGGACTTAGATGATGAATTTTATACTGACACATTCTTGATGGGTGCAAAAAAAGCACCGTTAAGAGCTATTATAGATGAGTTAAAAAGAGCATATTGTGGTCATATTGGAATCGAATATAACTATATAATGGATTCTGTTGAAAGAAGATGGTTTCAAAAGATATTTGAATCAAAGGTAGGAAAATATAAGTTTTCTAACAAAGAAAAATTACACATATTTGAACGTTTAAATTCTGCAGAAGGTTTAGCAAAATATCTTGCTGCTCAATACCCTGGTATGAAAAGATTTGGTATTGATGGTGCTGAATCTCTTGTACCAATGATTGACGCAATAATACAAAACTGTGGAGAATTGGGTGCAAGTCAAGTTTGCTTTGGAATGGCTCATAGAGGCAGATTAAACCTTTTGGTTAATGTTCTTGGCAAACTTCCCTCAGATTTATTTTCGTCCTTTAATGAAGAGGGTGTGCTTGAAGGAGCAAATACTGGTGACGTGAAATATCATTTAGGTTTTTCTTCAAATTTCATAACACCTGGTGGTGAAGTTCATGTTTCTCTTAGCAATAATCCATCACATCTCGAAATAGTAGATCCAGTTGTACTTGGGTCAGTTAGAGCAAGACAAGATAGACTTCATGATAAAAAAAGAGAAAGTGTAATTCCTGTTTTACTTCATGGAGATGCATCTTTTTCAGGACAGGGTGTCGTTATGGAATCTCTTCAAATGTCTCAAACTAGAGGATTTTTTGTTGGAGGAACAATTCATGTCATTGTGAATAATCAAATAGGCTTTACAACAAGTAACAAAAGTGATGCAAGATCTACTGATTATTCAACAGATGTAGCTAAAATGATTCAAGCTCCAGTTATTCACGTAAATGGCGATCATCCGGAAATGGTAATAAATGCTGTCAAAGTAGCTACAAAGTATAGAAAAAAATTCAAAAAAGATATTGTAATAGACTTATTTTGTTACAGAAGAAGAGGTCATAACGAAGCCGACGATCCATCTGCAACTCAACCATTGATGTATGAAAAAATAAAACAACATCCATCAGTATTAAAACAATATCAAACTAAACTTATTAAAGAAAATATTCTTACTATTAAGGATGCTGAAAATATAAAAAATAATTATAGAAAATCACTTGATTCAGGTAAGACAGTAGCCAAAAATTTAGCAAAAAATCCGAATAATGATATGTGGTTTGATTGGAAGCCATATCTTGATGTTTTATGGTGGCCAAAAGTTGATACTACTTTTAATAAAAATAAACTCGAAGAATTAGGTATAGATGTTTCATCTACTCCAGATAATTTTAATTTAGGTATTCAAGCATCAAAAATTTTTCAAGATCGTATAAAGATGAACAACCAAGAAATTGAAGTTAATTGGGGTTATGCTGAAATTATGGCATATGCAACTCTTCTTTCTGAAGGATATCCAGTAAGAATTTCAGGACAAGATGTTAGAAGAGGTACTTTTTCTCATAGACACGCTTGTGTTTTTGATACAAATACTGGAAAAGGTTTTATTCCACTTTCTAAAGTTGCAAAAAAATATAATACCAGATTTGACATATATGATACTTTGCTGTCTGAAGAGGCAGTTCTAGCATTTGAATACGGATACTCTGCAACGTGGCCGTCAGGTCTAACGATATGGGAGGCGCAGTTTGGGGATTTTGCCAATGGAGCTCAGGTTGTAATAGACCAGTTTATTGTATCTGCTCAACATAAATGGGAAAGATTATCTGGTTTAGTAATGCTATTACCGCATGGCTATGAAGGACAAGGACCAGAACATAGTAGTGCAAGAATAGAAAGATTCTTGCAATTATGTGCATCAGAAAATATACAAGTATGCATTCCAAGCTCTCCATCACAGATGTTTCATTTGCTTCGAAGGCAGACCATAAGAAAAATGAGAACACCTCTGATTGTTATAACCCCAAAAAGTCTTTTAAGAAATCCTAAGGCAGTTTCATCTATAGAAGGATTATGTAATGGAAGTTTTAGGACTGTTATTGATGATAAAATTATTGATAAAGACAATGTCAATAATATAGTGCTTTGCTCTGGAAAAGTTTATTATGAACTTGAGCAAAGAAAAAAAGAAACGAAAATAGAAAACATGGCAATAATAAGAATTGAGCAGTTATATCCATTTCCCTATGATGATTTAGAAGAGTTATTAGTATCATATAAAAATGTTAATAAAGTTAAATGGTGCCAGGAAGAGCCATCCAATCAAGGTGCTTGGTTTAGTCATAGGCATAGATTACAAAGAGTTCTTGATAGGCTTAAAAATAAAAAAATTGAAATAACACTTGTTAGCAGGCCTCCTGCAGCAGCACCTGCAGTTGGAATGATGAAATTACATCAACAACAGCAAGATAAATTGATTAATGAAGCTTTAGAGATTAAATAA
- the odhB gene encoding 2-oxoglutarate dehydrogenase complex dihydrolipoyllysine-residue succinyltransferase, whose protein sequence is MSIEIKSPTFPESVAEGTVANWLKHEGENVSQDEVLAEIETDKVVLEVLAPENGILSKIIKKEGEVVLSAEKIADFEETSELSEVHEEEKVSKVEEKSVESKSKISEVKINKTGPAAKKLISENNIIEEEIIATGKHNRITKSDVVNHLESQSSSINTSEKKHSSDITSGRTEKRVEMSRLRETIAKRLVQVKQDTAMLTTFNEVDMQPIKDLRKKYGDEFQSQHGVKLGFMGFFIIASVQALKKFPLVNASIDKKDIVYHGFQDIGVAVSTERGLVVPVIKDADTKSLSDIEKDIIEYSEKARLGKLSIEEMQGGTFTISNGGVFGSLLSTPILNAPQTAILGMHSIQERPVAINGEVLIRPMMYLALSYDHRLLDGKEAVTFLVSIKEQLESPERLLLNL, encoded by the coding sequence ATGAGTATTGAAATTAAATCACCTACCTTTCCAGAATCTGTTGCCGAGGGAACAGTTGCTAATTGGTTAAAGCATGAAGGTGAAAATGTTTCTCAAGATGAAGTTCTTGCTGAAATTGAAACTGATAAGGTTGTATTAGAGGTTTTGGCCCCTGAAAATGGTATTTTATCGAAAATCATTAAGAAAGAAGGAGAGGTTGTTCTAAGTGCTGAAAAAATTGCTGATTTTGAAGAAACATCAGAATTATCAGAAGTTCATGAAGAAGAAAAGGTCAGCAAAGTTGAAGAAAAATCGGTAGAAAGTAAATCTAAAATTTCTGAAGTTAAGATTAATAAAACAGGACCTGCAGCAAAAAAATTAATTAGTGAAAACAATATTATTGAAGAAGAAATTATAGCAACTGGTAAACACAATAGAATTACTAAATCTGATGTCGTCAATCATTTAGAAAGTCAATCAAGCTCAATAAATACATCAGAAAAAAAACATTCATCAGATATTACCAGTGGTAGAACAGAGAAACGAGTTGAAATGTCGAGATTAAGGGAAACAATCGCAAAAAGACTAGTTCAAGTAAAACAGGATACAGCAATGCTAACAACTTTTAATGAAGTTGATATGCAACCTATTAAAGATCTACGAAAAAAATATGGAGACGAATTTCAATCTCAACATGGAGTGAAACTTGGTTTTATGGGATTTTTCATTATCGCATCAGTACAAGCTTTAAAAAAATTTCCTCTAGTAAATGCTTCAATTGATAAAAAAGATATTGTATATCATGGTTTTCAAGATATAGGTGTTGCGGTATCAACTGAAAGAGGTTTAGTTGTCCCAGTAATAAAGGACGCAGATACAAAATCTTTATCAGATATTGAAAAAGATATTATTGAATATTCAGAAAAAGCAAGATTAGGAAAATTATCAATTGAAGAAATGCAAGGTGGAACCTTTACTATCTCGAATGGAGGCGTTTTTGGATCTCTCCTATCAACTCCTATTCTTAATGCGCCCCAAACAGCAATTCTTGGCATGCATTCAATTCAAGAGAGACCTGTTGCAATCAATGGTGAAGTTCTAATTAGACCAATGATGTACTTGGCTTTGAGCTATGATCATAGATTACTAGATGGAAAGGAAGCTGTAACATTTTTAGTTTCAATAAAAGAGCAGCTTGAATCACCAGAAAGATTATTATTAAATTTATAG
- the lpdA gene encoding dihydrolipoyl dehydrogenase translates to MFDVIVIGSGPAGYVAAIRASQLGLKTACVEELTDTDGSANLGGTCLNVGCIPSKTLLDSSHRYYEAKNNLGSHGINLENLSLDIETMMNRKDKIVKKLTSGVKALFTANKVESIVGRGKVLSDVLVEVTKPDGSITQIEAKNIIIATGSIPIEIQSAKFSKNIVDSTGALSFSDVPKKLGIIGAGIIGLELGSVWSRLGAKVTVIEALDEFLPMTDHEIAKESFKEFKKQGLDFKLSSKLINAKDLKNSVKIKYHTNNKEHELEFDKLIVAVGRKPNLKDVINKDINLNLNNGFIEVDNFCQTKIPSIWAVGDVVRGPMLAHKGSEEGIMVAERIAKNHFAVNYSLVPSVIYTHPEIAWVGKNEKELREEGINFKVGKFPFSASGRALAVDQSSGFVKVISDSKTDTILGVHVIGPAAAELVQQALISMEFGASSEDIGLTMFSHPTVSEALHEAALSSNNQAIHMWNKVK, encoded by the coding sequence GTGTTCGATGTTATTGTAATTGGAAGTGGACCAGCAGGTTATGTGGCTGCAATAAGAGCGTCTCAATTAGGCCTAAAAACTGCATGTGTAGAAGAATTGACAGATACAGATGGCAGTGCAAATTTAGGAGGCACATGCTTAAATGTTGGATGCATACCATCTAAAACACTTTTAGATTCCTCTCATAGATATTACGAAGCAAAAAATAATTTAGGGTCTCATGGCATAAATCTTGAAAATTTATCATTAGACATTGAAACAATGATGAACAGAAAAGATAAGATCGTAAAGAAATTAACATCAGGAGTAAAAGCTTTATTTACTGCAAATAAGGTTGAATCAATTGTTGGAAGAGGTAAAGTTTTATCTGATGTTCTTGTCGAGGTAACTAAACCTGATGGATCAATAACACAAATTGAAGCTAAAAATATCATCATTGCTACAGGCTCAATCCCAATTGAAATTCAATCAGCAAAATTTAGCAAAAATATTGTTGATAGTACAGGCGCACTTTCTTTTAGTGATGTTCCTAAAAAATTAGGTATTATTGGCGCTGGCATAATAGGTCTTGAATTAGGAAGTGTTTGGTCAAGATTAGGTGCAAAAGTTACTGTAATTGAAGCACTTGATGAGTTTTTGCCAATGACTGATCATGAAATAGCAAAAGAATCTTTTAAGGAATTTAAAAAACAAGGCCTTGATTTCAAACTAAGCTCTAAACTAATTAATGCAAAAGATTTAAAAAATTCTGTAAAAATTAAATATCACACAAATAATAAAGAGCATGAATTAGAATTTGATAAATTAATAGTTGCAGTCGGCAGAAAACCAAATTTAAAAGATGTTATTAACAAAGATATAAATCTTAATTTAAATAATGGTTTCATCGAAGTTGACAACTTTTGTCAAACAAAAATACCAAGCATATGGGCAGTAGGTGACGTTGTGCGCGGACCAATGTTAGCCCACAAAGGAAGTGAAGAGGGTATTATGGTAGCCGAAAGAATTGCAAAAAATCATTTTGCAGTCAATTATTCACTTGTGCCATCTGTTATTTATACTCATCCAGAAATTGCATGGGTTGGAAAGAATGAAAAAGAGTTAAGAGAAGAAGGGATAAATTTTAAAGTAGGAAAATTTCCATTTTCTGCAAGTGGAAGAGCTCTTGCGGTCGATCAATCTTCAGGATTTGTAAAGGTTATTTCTGATTCAAAAACAGATACAATTTTAGGAGTTCATGTAATAGGTCCTGCTGCAGCTGAATTAGTGCAACAAGCACTTATATCTATGGAATTTGGTGCAAGCTCTGAAGATATTGGTTTAACAATGTTTAGTCATCCAACAGTTTCAGAAGCATTACATGAAGCAGCTTTATCATCAAATAACCAAGCTATTCACATGTGGAATAAAGTTAAGTGA
- the sucC gene encoding ADP-forming succinate--CoA ligase subunit beta: MNLHEYQGKFLFAQYNLPVSKGKVISNADEAANACNEIGGTKWVIKAQVHAGGRGKSGGVELIDSPESATKFAEKWLGQRLVTYQTDKNGQPVNSILIEKCTNITKELYLSMVIDRESQKIVVIGSSEGGVDIESVAKNHPEKIIYVGFDIDDNNITNKAIKIANVLNLNGKQIKQFIEMIKNLTNLFIEKDLSLLEINPLVINDKDELHCLDAKLNIDSNALFRQPDLLEMHDQSQDDPSEAEAAKHDLSYVSLDGNIGCMVNGAGLAMGTMDTIKFFGGNPANFLDVGGTATQERVSKAFKIILKDPNVKVVLVNIFGGIVRCDLIAEGIIAAVNEIEVKVPIVVRLEGNNSNEGSKILSDSNVKIESLNNLSEAAQKAVELSK; encoded by the coding sequence GTGAACCTTCACGAATATCAAGGAAAGTTTTTATTTGCACAATATAATTTACCTGTTTCAAAAGGAAAAGTCATATCAAATGCAGACGAAGCTGCAAATGCTTGCAATGAGATTGGAGGTACAAAATGGGTTATAAAAGCACAGGTTCATGCAGGCGGAAGAGGAAAATCTGGAGGCGTTGAGCTTATAGATAGCCCTGAATCAGCCACCAAATTTGCTGAAAAATGGCTAGGACAAAGATTAGTCACTTATCAAACTGATAAAAATGGCCAGCCTGTTAATTCAATTTTAATTGAGAAGTGTACAAACATTACAAAAGAACTTTATCTTAGTATGGTAATTGATAGAGAATCTCAAAAGATTGTTGTCATAGGATCAAGTGAAGGAGGAGTAGATATTGAAAGTGTTGCAAAAAATCATCCTGAAAAAATAATATATGTAGGTTTTGATATCGATGATAATAATATAACTAATAAGGCAATAAAAATTGCCAATGTTTTAAACCTTAATGGTAAACAGATTAAACAATTCATTGAAATGATTAAAAATCTAACAAACTTGTTTATTGAAAAAGATTTAAGTCTTTTAGAAATCAATCCATTAGTAATAAATGATAAGGATGAATTGCATTGTTTAGATGCAAAATTAAATATAGATTCTAATGCGTTGTTTAGACAACCAGATCTTCTTGAGATGCATGACCAATCACAAGATGATCCTAGTGAAGCTGAAGCAGCAAAACATGACTTAAGTTATGTTTCTTTAGATGGAAATATTGGATGTATGGTAAATGGAGCTGGTTTAGCAATGGGCACAATGGATACGATTAAATTTTTTGGCGGTAATCCAGCAAATTTTTTAGATGTTGGCGGAACAGCAACGCAAGAAAGAGTTTCCAAAGCATTTAAAATTATTTTAAAAGATCCTAATGTAAAGGTTGTACTTGTTAATATTTTTGGTGGAATAGTTAGATGCGACCTTATAGCTGAAGGAATAATTGCTGCTGTAAATGAAATAGAAGTTAAAGTTCCAATAGTTGTTAGGCTTGAAGGCAACAATTCAAATGAAGGATCGAAAATTTTATCAGATTCAAATGTTAAAATTGAGAGTCTCAACAATTTATCAGAAGCAGCCCAAAAGGCAGTTGAGTTATCAAAATGA
- the sucD gene encoding succinate--CoA ligase subunit alpha translates to MSILVDKNTRLIVQGFTGSQGTLHSEQSLEYGTNIVGGVTPGKGGQSHLNKPVFNSVAEACKKVEPNASIIFVPAQFCKSSILEAAESGIKLIICITEGVPTLDMLEVKNRVDELGVRLIGPNCPGVITPGQAKLGIMPGNIHKPGSIGIISRSGTLTYEAVKQTTDLGFGQSSCVGIGGDPIPGSSFIDILKLFENDSETEAIVMVGEIGGNAEELAAEFIKDNITKPVISYIAGQTAPAGKRMGHAGAIIAGGKGTAKDKIIKLEECGVHIADNLVNIGQKVASVLLDK, encoded by the coding sequence ATGAGCATATTAGTTGATAAAAACACAAGACTAATAGTTCAGGGCTTTACTGGCTCTCAAGGAACACTCCATTCAGAACAATCGTTAGAATATGGAACTAATATTGTTGGGGGAGTTACTCCTGGCAAAGGCGGGCAATCTCATTTAAATAAACCAGTATTCAATTCAGTGGCAGAAGCATGTAAAAAGGTAGAACCAAATGCATCAATAATTTTTGTGCCCGCACAGTTTTGTAAATCATCAATTCTTGAAGCTGCTGAGTCAGGTATTAAGTTAATTATATGTATAACTGAAGGTGTACCAACATTAGATATGCTAGAAGTAAAAAATCGAGTAGATGAGCTAGGAGTCAGATTAATTGGTCCAAATTGTCCAGGAGTGATAACACCTGGACAGGCTAAACTAGGTATAATGCCAGGAAATATACACAAGCCTGGCTCTATTGGAATTATCTCAAGATCAGGTACTTTAACTTATGAGGCTGTAAAACAAACTACTGACTTGGGTTTTGGTCAAAGCAGCTGCGTTGGAATTGGTGGTGATCCAATACCTGGCTCATCTTTTATAGATATTTTGAAGCTTTTTGAAAATGATTCTGAAACAGAAGCAATAGTTATGGTAGGTGAAATAGGCGGCAATGCAGAAGAGTTAGCCGCAGAATTTATAAAGGATAATATCACTAAACCAGTCATATCATATATAGCAGGTCAGACAGCACCAGCTGGAAAAAGAATGGGCCATGCTGGAGCGATAATTGCTGGCGGTAAAGGTACTGCAAAAGATAAAATTATTAAATTAGAAGAATGTGGTGTCCATATTGCGGACAATTTAGTTAATATTGGTCAAAAAGTTGCAAGTGTTCTTTTAGATAAATAA
- a CDS encoding MATE family efflux transporter translates to MKKYLKEFKKLTVIGFPIFGSQMSYLLMGTADTIIAGRASANDLAGLAIGTAFANTIWMFITGVIFSVTPIVAQLYGAKKFILIGKKLREILWISFFLGILMAFIFFNMDIILKLLPIKNSITQISIDYLKAISIGVACITIFTCLRCYSEGMTLTKPIFYIAFTGMLLNIPLDLIFVYGWLGAPELGGVGCGIATSIVSVIMMLVLLIYIFKSKHYQKTKPFQSFNFPSIETTKEVFRLGLPIGFGIFIELSLFSGAAIILGSLGEIVVASHAIAINIASLFFMTYLSVGLASATRVGNLIGEEDFYQAKIASLSTVYMCIIGAFINTFIIIIFRGYIVSVYTSEFLVIELAISLLIIAALFQLPDGIQIAALGSLRGFKDTFIPMILILISYWFVALPIGYYLTNYGFGNPKGAYGMWYGMTIGLCVCSILAIYRLNNIIKNYLSKRTLATF, encoded by the coding sequence TTGAAAAAATATTTAAAAGAATTTAAGAAATTAACAGTAATTGGTTTTCCAATTTTTGGATCCCAAATGTCATATTTATTAATGGGAACTGCCGATACAATAATAGCTGGAAGAGCTAGTGCTAATGATTTAGCCGGATTAGCAATTGGTACTGCATTTGCAAATACAATTTGGATGTTTATTACTGGTGTGATTTTTTCAGTAACTCCTATAGTAGCTCAGCTTTATGGAGCAAAAAAATTTATATTAATTGGAAAAAAATTAAGAGAAATTTTATGGATTTCATTTTTTCTAGGTATTTTAATGGCATTTATATTTTTTAACATGGATATAATTTTAAAATTACTTCCGATAAAGAATTCAATTACTCAAATATCAATAGATTACCTTAAAGCGATTTCAATAGGAGTAGCCTGTATAACAATTTTTACTTGTCTGAGATGTTATAGCGAAGGAATGACATTAACTAAACCTATATTTTATATTGCATTTACAGGTATGCTTTTGAATATTCCCTTGGATCTAATATTTGTTTATGGATGGTTAGGCGCACCAGAGCTTGGTGGTGTTGGATGCGGAATTGCAACTTCGATTGTTTCAGTAATTATGATGTTGGTATTGCTCATTTACATTTTTAAATCTAAACATTATCAAAAAACAAAGCCTTTTCAATCATTTAATTTTCCATCAATTGAAACCACTAAAGAGGTTTTTAGATTAGGTTTACCAATAGGCTTTGGTATTTTTATTGAATTAAGTCTTTTTTCCGGAGCAGCAATTATATTAGGAAGCCTTGGAGAGATAGTCGTGGCAAGTCATGCAATAGCAATAAATATTGCTAGCTTGTTCTTTATGACTTACCTTTCTGTAGGTTTGGCATCTGCAACAAGAGTTGGTAATTTAATTGGAGAAGAAGATTTCTACCAAGCCAAAATAGCTTCATTATCAACAGTATATATGTGCATCATTGGTGCATTTATTAACACTTTTATCATCATTATATTTAGAGGTTATATAGTAAGTGTTTATACTTCGGAATTTTTAGTGATCGAGCTGGCTATAAGTTTATTAATTATCGCAGCGTTATTTCAACTTCCAGATGGAATACAAATAGCAGCATTGGGAAGTTTAAGAGGTTTTAAAGATACATTTATACCTATGATTCTTATTTTGATATCTTATTGGTTCGTTGCATTGCCAATTGGTTATTATCTAACAAATTATGGATTCGGTAATCCAAAAGGTGCATATGGTATGTGGTATGGGATGACAATAGGTTTGTGTGTTTGCTCTATTTTAGCTATATATAGGTTAAATAATATTATTAAAAATTATTTATCTAAAAGAACACTTGCAACTTTTTGA
- a CDS encoding acyltransferase, whose amino-acid sequence MRHFLEPQFLYLGKGGAFFKPRHIKVFGNNVFIDDYPTLIGAKDANIQFTSWNISDHKGEIKIGKYCLITPGVRIMAAEKIHIGDSCMIAHGAYISDADWHGIYDRSKPVGKTKPVIFEDNVWIGDTAIVCKGVKIGKNSIIGAGSVVTKDVPPNTVFAGNPAKKVKDLDIKNFTSRKDFFKDPIKLANDFDALDKFSLGDNSLFGWIKSLLFPNKNN is encoded by the coding sequence GTGAGACATTTTCTTGAACCTCAATTTTTGTATCTAGGAAAGGGGGGTGCTTTTTTTAAACCTAGACATATAAAAGTATTTGGTAATAACGTATTCATTGATGATTATCCAACATTGATTGGTGCAAAGGATGCAAATATACAATTTACTTCATGGAATATATCAGATCATAAAGGCGAAATTAAAATAGGAAAGTATTGTTTAATCACGCCTGGTGTTCGAATTATGGCTGCAGAAAAAATCCATATTGGAGATTCATGCATGATAGCACATGGTGCATATATATCTGATGCTGATTGGCATGGCATATATGATAGATCTAAGCCGGTAGGCAAAACCAAACCAGTAATTTTTGAGGATAATGTGTGGATAGGAGATACTGCAATTGTATGTAAGGGAGTAAAAATAGGTAAAAATAGCATCATTGGCGCGGGTTCTGTTGTTACAAAAGATGTTCCTCCAAATACGGTATTTGCTGGCAATCCTGCAAAAAAAGTTAAAGATCTAGATATTAAAAACTTTACTTCAAGAAAAGATTTTTTTAAGGATCCTATTAAGCTTGCGAATGACTTTGATGCTCTAGATAAATTCTCTCTTGGAGACAACTCGCTCTTTGGATGGATAAAAAGCTTATTATTTCCAAATAAAAACAATTAA